Genomic DNA from Prunus persica cultivar Lovell chromosome G1, Prunus_persica_NCBIv2, whole genome shotgun sequence:
TTGCCAAAAGGTCCTTGAATaaacataatattattaaataaaacaccAGACCTAGTAAACCCCGCCAAAATGTTCCCTTGATCCCTTCCACAGTGGCAGTGTGGCATTAACCCAAAGCCCCTAACTCCCAAACCACTAATTAATcagtaattaaaaataaaaaccctaagTTTTAGTCCAGAATCATTCAGACAAGAATTACGTGGCAGTCTAGGGTGAAACGCAGCTACCGAAAAGCCCCTTCCCCACCAAAACCCCCATACGACTTACGAGTGACTCTTTAGTCTTATGAGACGACGCCGCgcctactctctctctctctctctctctctctctcactcacttctTTGCTTGCTGCCCTTTCCCCTTTTTCCCCCAATCCCACTTTCGCCCTCCCAACTCCCGCGAAATTACCAACCTGCCCAGATCGCATTCGCAGGGCTCTCCGTCGCCGAAACTCCCGCCATGAACGCCACCACGACGTCGTTCCGCTCCATTCTCGAGAAGCCCCTCAACCAGCTCACAGAGGACGACATTTCTCAGCTCACCCGCGAAGACTGCCGCAAATACCTCAAAGAAAAAGGTCCCCCCCCCTCCCCTCCTTACACCTCACCCCCTTTTTCTACTAATTTTCGCTTTTGCCCttcgcctctctctctctctctctcttccctccaCCGCCATGTTCTCCGATACGTCTACAATCACGGAACATTCCATTCTCTCcaactatatttatttattgaaattgATTAATTACTTAACgaggattttttttcctttttttggcaATTTAAAAATGTGATGGACACGTGTCCGTACAGGAATGCGGAGGCCTTCGTGGAACAAATCGCAGGCGATCCAGCAAGTTATTTCCCTCAAGGCTCTGCTGGAGCCCAACGACGATACCGGCGCCGGAGCGCTCAGACGGATTGTCGTTTCGCCTCATACCACCACCCCGCGCGTCAGTGCTTTCTTCTTATATGTTTGGTTCCCgagaaattaaaaatgcaaaagaaagttactgtctttcttttctttctctttgtttccCTCTTAACACTTGTTTGATTCGGAATTTTCTGTACAGGCGGCTTCGAATTCAGCCGGTTCGGCCAAGGAAGCGAGTGCCGATGTCCAGGTTTCCGTGTCAGCCGACGAACCGGTGCCGTATCAGAAACCGGTTCAGGAGGACCGGCCAGCCGATGCCGATACGAAGGCCATCAGTCCAAGGTTTAACTTCTCTATCAGGCTCTTTGGCTCGGGCAATGTCTGAATTTACTGATTGCTGTAGTTTGATTATGTTAAGCACAATGTGGTAGTTAAATATGCTAATTTAGCTTAGTTGAAGCTGTTATTGTTTTAGCCTTCTGGAAACTAGTAGACTTTGGTTTCATAATGTTGGCTTTGTCCTTCGAGATTCCATATTGAGTCTAATTTGAGCTCAGCAGATTGAGTGGGGGAATTGGTATGTGGAGTAGATTTTGATGTGGATTCTTGTTTTCATGCCTAGCCCAAATAGGTGTTAAAGAAGCCCCACATCATTAAAGGTGGCACCAAGTTTACCATCTTTTTTCCAtggtttttggcttttttcctGTGTATGCTTTCCATCTACAATATGCTTGACATGATAAGCCACCTGTTAAATATTCAATTGAAGTGacattacaaattttttttgttgggggggggggggagggggcTGGGGGGGATGTTCATATTCTCTTTGTTCTTAAGGCAGTATGAAGCCAAAGCagattaatttgttttgcagAGCATAATATGATATATTTCTTGTTTATAAAACTTTTTGCATTTTACCTTTTCAAATGAAGCAAataattttgctattttctgcGGCAAGATTGGCACGGCATGCTTCTAATTTAGATTTCTTGTGATATGTTTATATTAAGTTCTAAAGAAAAGTATTTGATATTGTGGCCACAGAAATCAGTGTACAACTGATGCATCAGTTAGGCAAATGACAATTTTCTACTGCGGCAAGGTGAATGTATATGATGGAGTGCCACCTGATAAGGTAAATGAAGCTTCCTCTTAGCATGGATACCTGGAGATAAGCCTTCCAATGCAGCGCTATATGGATTTGCAGGCACGGGCAATCATGCACCTTGCAGCAAGGCCCAACCATTTGCCTCTGGACAATCAATTTGGTGGTACTGCGGCACTAAGATCCTTACGATGCCAATTTCAGACTGCCGGAGACAAAGATGGCTTTCTCCCTCCGAGTGCCACATTCTCTCAGGCCATGCAAACAGGTATTCGCGCAGAAGGATTTCTTAGGTTACCTTGTGAAATACTTTGGGTGGAATGGAGTAGCTGTGTACTTGACACTTAATTGGAA
This window encodes:
- the LOC18790793 gene encoding protein TIFY 4B isoform X2 translates to MRRRRAYSLSLSLSLSHSLLCLLPFPLFPPIPLSPSQLPRNYQPAQIAFAGLSVAETPAMNATTTSFRSILEKPLNQLTEDDISQLTREDCRKYLKEKGMRRPSWNKSQAIQQVISLKALLEPNDDTGAGALRRIVVSPHTTTPRAASNSAGSAKEASADVQVSVSADEPVPYQKPVQEDRPADADTKAISPRNQCTTDASVRQMTIFYCGKVNVYDGVPPDKARAIMHLAARPNHLPLDNQFGGTAALRSLRCQFQTAGDKDGFLPPSATFSQAMQTEKIGEYTQQYWEKGNSTRDPEGQASRKVSLERYREKRKDRGRLKIKKNIGSSSSLEVFLNHQLRTHTSNGNSSQSGTSSPPQPGLLQTADNQPKSLCLPVDLNDKDILERRT
- the LOC18790793 gene encoding protein TIFY 4B isoform X1; amino-acid sequence: MRRRRAYSLSLSLSLSHSLLCLLPFPLFPPIPLSPSQLPRNYQPAQIAFAGLSVAETPAMNATTTSFRSILEKPLNQLTEDDISQLTREDCRKYLKEKGMRRPSWNKSQAIQQVISLKALLEPNDDTGAGALRRIVVSPHTTTPRAASNSAGSAKEASADVQVSVSADEPVPYQKPVQEDRPADADTKAISPRNQCTTDASVRQMTIFYCGKVNVYDGVPPDKARAIMHLAARPNHLPLDNQFGGTAALRSLRCQFQTAGDKDGFLPPSATFSQAMQTEKIGEYTQQYWEKGNSTRDPDAEGQASRKVSLERYREKRKDRGRLKIKKNIGSSSSLEVFLNHQLRTHTSNGNSSQSGTSSPPQPGLLQTADNQPKSLCLPVDLNDKDILERRT